The Pontibacter korlensis sequence TGAGCTGAAAGAGCTTAAGGGTGTGCTGAACGGTAGGCCATTTAAAGGTAACCTCAAGTACAGCAATTTTAACAACCCGCACATTGCGTTTGATGTGCAGGGAATGCTGGATGTAGGCTATGTGCTGGGGCTTGTAAAGCTAGAGCAGGTACGCAGTGGCAGCGGTCTGGCAGATGTACGTATTGCCTTCTCCGGCAACCTCAATGAATTTAAAGCAAGGCCAGGAAACAGTACTCTTCACACAACCGGAGATATCACGTTGCACAATGTATCGCTGTCGCTGCGGGAGCTGCCACTGCCGTTAAGTAACCTGAGCGGCAACTTCATGTTTAAGCGTAACGATGTAGGCGTGTCAGATTTTAAGGGCAAGCTGGGTGAATCAGATTTTGCCGTCAACGGTATGTTTAAGAACGTGATGGCCTGGCTTCTTCTCGAGAACCAGCGCCTGCTGGTAGAAGCTGACTTTAAGAGCCACTACCTAAATTTTGATCAGCTCTTGAGTGAGGAGCAGAACACACCTGAAAAGGCCCGTACCGGCGATAGCTATAAGCTAGCCATATCACCCAACATTGCTTTTGATCTTAGTGCCTCTATTGACAGGTTACGGTTCCGCAGGTTCAGAGGGAAAAACATCATAGGGGAAGTAAAACTACGCAACCAGGTTGTTTCTACGCCTAATATCTCTTTCAGGGCCATCGGTGGCGATTTCGCTGTGCGAGGCAACATAGACGCCCGCAACCGCAATAACATCAAGGTAAGCACCGCCGCTAAGCTGAATAGCATGAGCGTAGACAGCCTCTTCTATGTGTTTGAGAACTTCCACCAGAACTTTATAGAGGAGCGCCACCTTCGCGGCTTGCTTACAGCCAATATCGTGTCTGATGTGTTCTTTGATAGTCAGCTGAACCCCAAAACGGAGCTGCTCCAAGCCGAAATAGAGGCTACAGTACGAAACGGGCAGCTCATTAACTTTGCACCTATGCAGAAGATGTCTGCATTTGTGAAGCGCTCTGAACTCGCCAACATGCACTTTGCTGAACTGCATAACTCCTTCTGGATACAGCAGGGCACTATCTTTATACCTGAGATGGACATTCGCTCTAATTTATCGGCAGCACCAGTAGTTTCTGTATCTGGCACCCACACATTCGACCAGAAAATGGATTACAAGATTAAGCTGCCGCTCTTCAGCAGCCGGCGTCCTGATAAGGATGCCCGCTTTGGCAATGTGGCTGAAGATCCCAATGCTGGCAACAGCAATCTCTTCCTAACACTGAAAGGCAGCGAGCGTGACTTTAAAATTGCTTACGACGATGAGCGTGTAAGACAGAAAATAAAAACGGACCTGAAGCAGGAAGGGCAGGAGCTACGTGACCTGCTACGCGGTAAAAAGCCTAAAGAAAAACAGAAAGAAGTAGAGCTGCAGGAGGGGGAATACTTTGACTTCAACTAAACTATAAAAAGTGGTTTTGAAGCAAAAAGCTCAGCAGAAATGATCAAATTTTTATCATTCACTTAAACATATTGTTCGTTCACAGTAGAATATCTGCCATATAAGGGAAAAGTTATACTTCGGGTGTAACTATGGGTATAAGAGCCCGTTTAAGAAAGCAAATCTGCAAGAAAGCATACAGGATGAAAGGAGTAAGGTTTACTGGTAACGAAAGGTTTTAGCATAGTAAACGTGAAACTGTAGCAGTATAACTGTGCAATTCAGAAGAAAATAAGATATAAGGGTGAAAAAAAAGCCGGAGCTTCTCCGGCTTTTTTATTGGGGTTTATTTTATATCAGAATTTTCGAAGTACGCCTGCTCTGCTGGCGGCTCGTGCTTTCCTGCCCTAGGCTTTTGCAAGTGTATTGTTTGTGTTGGGAAGGCAAACTCTGCACCATGCTTTTCCACAATTTCCACAATCTTATAGTTGATTTCTTCCTTGATGTCTATAAACTCATTCCAGTCCATGGTGTCTACAAAGTACTGTACCATCACGTCTTTAGAATGGGGGCCAAGGTTTAGAAAACGGATACGGCCATCTTCGTTGGTGCGCGGGTGCTGGTCAACATAATTCTGAATATCGCGCGTTATGGCCCGAATCTGCTCAGAACTTGTATCGTAGGTGAGGTTTATGTCGAACCTGGCGCGGCGGAAGGTACGCAGGGTAAGGTTATCGAGCGGCTTGTCGATCATCAGCTTGTTAGGTACCGTCACAAAACTTTTCTCCAGTGTCCGGATGCGCGTGCTCCGGAAGCCAATCTTTTCCACGACACCGATTAATTCGCCCACTTGTACCAGGTCGCCGGCCATAAAGGGCTGGTCCAGGAAAATGGTAAAGGAGGCGAGCAGGTTCTCTAAGCTCTCTTTGGCAGCAAAGGCTATGGCAAGACCACCCACACCAAGACCGGCTACGAGCCCTGTTACATTCACACCGAATACAGACCCTAAAATCACCAAAAAAGAAAACACCACAACCAGTACTTTGGTGAAATCCTTGAAAAAAGGCACCAGTTGGTCGTCTAATTTGGAGGCTGTCTTTTCGGTGCGGTACTTAAAAACCAGCCCTACGAAGTCTATAAAGCGCAGCAGCACCCATGTAAGGGCTACGATCACGAAAACCTGATAGGTGCGGAACATGAAGGTTTTCAGGAAAGGGTCTCCCTCACGGAGGTCACTTTGCTCCATTGGGTAGTCCAGCACCTGGAAAGCTAAGTACAGGAATACCAGGAACAGTAGTATCTCAAGGGGTTGTATGAGCAGGCGCCTAAACTCAGGCAGGTTGGCTTCTGACCATAAGCGGCTACCAAGGCGATACATTAGCCCGGAGATCATCCGGGAGAACAGCGTCTTAAAGATAAACCCGAACAGCAGAACGGCTGCAGTAATTAGGTATTCTGCTACAGTATTGTCCAGGAACTCGTAGCGTAGCCAGCTACTTCGAAATAACTCTTCCAAATTCATCGGTAACACAAAAGGCTTAAAGCAGTTGACCTAGAGCAATTTCAAAACTCGTTTTCGCGATTTCAGTTTTCTGCACCTGCTTGGCATGTGATTTCTCTAATGCTGTGCGGATGGTGCTGGAGGTGTCTCCAAATATGGCTTCATCCGTAATCTCAACTTCACTCTCCATCAGATAAGCAAACACACGGGCCATGCCGCAATTAGCAATAAAGTCAGGTATAACAGAAAGGTTGCGATCGGCAAATTCGCCGGTAGGGCCGAAGAAGATCTCCGGGTCCTGGAAAGGAACGTTAGCACCACAGGAAATAACTTCCATGCCGCTTCTGATCATGCGCTCCACTTGTTCTCGGGTTACCAATCTGGATGCTGCAGCCGGAATAAACACTTCAGCTGGTAAGTCCCAAATGCGGCTGTTTATCTCATCAAAAGAAATCAAGCCCGGTGTGTCGGGGTTAAGAGCGTTACCTTGGCGGTTTAAGAACAAGTCTGTAATCTCTTCAAAGGTATAGCCATTCTCATTAAGAAGACCGCCAGCCCTGTCGATGATGCCGACGATTTTAACGCCCTTAGAAGCTAAGTAGTAACCTGCAGCTGCTCCTACATTGCCCCAGCCCTGGATAATGGCTCTCTTGCCTTCAAACTGGCCTCCCCAGATGTTGTAATAGTGGCGTACAGCCTCTGCCACACCAAAACCGGTA is a genomic window containing:
- a CDS encoding mechanosensitive ion channel family protein, with protein sequence MNLEELFRSSWLRYEFLDNTVAEYLITAAVLLFGFIFKTLFSRMISGLMYRLGSRLWSEANLPEFRRLLIQPLEILLFLVFLYLAFQVLDYPMEQSDLREGDPFLKTFMFRTYQVFVIVALTWVLLRFIDFVGLVFKYRTEKTASKLDDQLVPFFKDFTKVLVVVFSFLVILGSVFGVNVTGLVAGLGVGGLAIAFAAKESLENLLASFTIFLDQPFMAGDLVQVGELIGVVEKIGFRSTRIRTLEKSFVTVPNKLMIDKPLDNLTLRTFRRARFDINLTYDTSSEQIRAITRDIQNYVDQHPRTNEDGRIRFLNLGPHSKDVMVQYFVDTMDWNEFIDIKEEINYKIVEIVEKHGAEFAFPTQTIHLQKPRAGKHEPPAEQAYFENSDIK
- a CDS encoding Glu/Leu/Phe/Val dehydrogenase dimerization domain-containing protein, which encodes MKDLLAKFENKQPEIVFEWKDPETEAEGWVVINSLRGGAAGGGTRMRKGLDKREVESLAKTMEVKFTVSGPAIGGAKSGINFDPADPRKRGVLERWYKAVIPLLKSYYGTGGDLNVDEIHEVIPITEDYGLWHPQEGIVNGHFNATEPQKINKIGQLRQGVVKVIEDPHFSPSTARKYTIADMITGFGVAEAVRHYYNIWGGQFEGKRAIIQGWGNVGAAAGYYLASKGVKIVGIIDRAGGLLNENGYTFEEITDLFLNRQGNALNPDTPGLISFDEINSRIWDLPAEVFIPAAASRLVTREQVERMIRSGMEVISCGANVPFQDPEIFFGPTGEFADRNLSVIPDFIANCGMARVFAYLMESEVEITDEAIFGDTSSTIRTALEKSHAKQVQKTEIAKTSFEIALGQLL
- a CDS encoding AsmA-like C-terminal region-containing protein, with protein sequence MVKKVLFYGVTIFIVTVGLALALVYTYQDKIIELFVAEANKHIKTKVDVRQISLSLFNKFPQVAVTLDEVNVHEALPESEESLARAEKLYFTFSLWDILLGNYTVKQFYMERGEVYIKVLPNGKVNYEIIATDTTTPEDKDFSFDLESINLSEVTIHYIDQQLKQTYEVNAHQLAAALTISPELINIEAEGQATIETIKVGTGEYFKGKRVDLQSALSINRQAQTIALQPSIVKVEEAAYEVGGSIAYGGVTELDLQLDGKNTNIQSLLSLLPQSMTEEFRQYRSEGEIYFNGTVKGKASSKHTPSVNFSFGASNASFFHPDVQQRVDKIYLTGSFTNGKHQNATSSVLELKELKGVLNGRPFKGNLKYSNFNNPHIAFDVQGMLDVGYVLGLVKLEQVRSGSGLADVRIAFSGNLNEFKARPGNSTLHTTGDITLHNVSLSLRELPLPLSNLSGNFMFKRNDVGVSDFKGKLGESDFAVNGMFKNVMAWLLLENQRLLVEADFKSHYLNFDQLLSEEQNTPEKARTGDSYKLAISPNIAFDLSASIDRLRFRRFRGKNIIGEVKLRNQVVSTPNISFRAIGGDFAVRGNIDARNRNNIKVSTAAKLNSMSVDSLFYVFENFHQNFIEERHLRGLLTANIVSDVFFDSQLNPKTELLQAEIEATVRNGQLINFAPMQKMSAFVKRSELANMHFAELHNSFWIQQGTIFIPEMDIRSNLSAAPVVSVSGTHTFDQKMDYKIKLPLFSSRRPDKDARFGNVAEDPNAGNSNLFLTLKGSERDFKIAYDDERVRQKIKTDLKQEGQELRDLLRGKKPKEKQKEVELQEGEYFDFN